A window of the Lactobacillus amylovorus DSM 20531 genome harbors these coding sequences:
- a CDS encoding IS110 family transposase: MNIIGIDVSQGESHATLITKEAEEIAFKFKHNKSGFQILNSYIKPGTIIIFETTGVYSAQLTTYLKNKKVKFYELNPLEAKLRMASLRRNKTDKNDSFKLALLGKTQLAEIKNHCNKQSNSLYESLRILSLRYKQLIKCRTRILNFLRSSLELTFPELNQIFKNAYAVLALQVFRMYCHPDFLVGLTLKEMTTRVYQSVSRRIHKDVIQSYCAQVWLAAKDSYPAVPADSLEIEIISEYCDEIESYNKEIAYIQSKLIKTAVGLDDFKVISSIPGAGQLNSALLLGFTGDIARFDNYKQLNAFLGLDLNRYQSGKYGKGDTINRRGSSQGRAVETDMIRSMLRNQGKIQNHLVDYYYKLKKPPFNKHDKVALIACANHLNRTIINLVHTHQLYNYSKAIH, translated from the coding sequence GTGAATATTATTGGTATTGATGTTAGTCAAGGTGAAAGTCATGCCACTTTGATAACAAAAGAAGCGGAAGAAATAGCTTTTAAATTTAAGCATAATAAGAGCGGTTTCCAAATATTAAATTCTTATATTAAACCCGGTACAATAATAATATTTGAAACTACAGGTGTTTATTCGGCTCAGCTTACTACTTATTTAAAAAATAAAAAGGTCAAATTTTATGAGCTAAATCCCCTAGAAGCAAAATTAAGAATGGCTTCTTTGAGAAGAAATAAAACTGACAAGAATGATTCATTTAAATTAGCTTTATTGGGTAAAACTCAATTAGCGGAAATAAAGAATCACTGTAATAAACAATCTAATTCGTTGTATGAATCTTTACGGATTTTATCTTTGAGATATAAGCAGTTAATTAAATGTAGAACCAGAATACTTAATTTCCTTCGTTCTAGCTTAGAGCTTACTTTCCCAGAACTAAATCAGATTTTTAAAAATGCTTATGCAGTTTTAGCTCTTCAAGTATTTAGAATGTATTGTCATCCTGACTTTTTGGTAGGATTAACTCTTAAAGAAATGACCACTAGAGTTTACCAATCTGTTAGCAGGCGAATACATAAAGATGTAATTCAAAGTTATTGTGCTCAAGTTTGGTTAGCAGCTAAAGACTCTTATCCTGCTGTCCCAGCAGATTCTTTAGAAATTGAAATTATTTCAGAATACTGCGACGAAATAGAAAGTTACAATAAAGAAATAGCCTATATTCAGAGCAAATTAATTAAGACAGCTGTTGGATTAGATGATTTCAAAGTTATTTCCAGTATTCCTGGAGCAGGTCAATTAAATAGCGCTTTATTACTGGGCTTTACTGGTGATATTGCTCGCTTTGATAATTATAAACAACTCAATGCTTTCCTAGGTTTGGATTTAAACAGATATCAGTCTGGTAAATACGGTAAGGGTGATACTATTAACCGCAGAGGCAGTAGTCAGGGCAGAGCTGTTGAAACAGATATGATTCGAAGCATGTTAAGAAATCAGGGTAAAATTCAAAATCATTTAGTTGACTACTATTACAAATTAAAAAAGCCACCTTTCAATAAGCATGACAAGGTAGCTTTAATAGCGTGTGCCAATCATTTGAATCGCACTATTATAAATTTGGTCCACACACATCAACTTTATAATTATTCTAAGGCAATTCATTAA